GTCAATCTGAATGGAGGTATCTCCCAATTGGTTGTTGGCCAATTTGAGAGGACCGATATACAAGTACGAAACAAGGCGCTTCTGATCAATCTTGGTAAGCGCCTCGGCACGCGGTAACGTGTTGCGCACCTGTATCTCCGTCTCTCGCAGTACGGTCGTCACCATGAAAAAAATGATGAGCATGAAGATGATGTCCGGCATGGACGCCATCGGGATCGTCGGATTCGACTTCGCGCTTTTTTTCTGAAAGTGTGTGGACATAAGCCCTCGGTCGCTTGATTGCTTGTCGTATCAGAAACAGGTCGATTCCGGCTTATCCGCCCCCTCCTGCATCCGGCTCCGCGATAGAGATCTGTGCCTTGATCTTCTTGCGAATCTGGTTTTCTTCATCGTTCTCCTCGATATAATCCCGATAGGTGGCGTAATCGGGAAAACCCATCGTACGAGCTTCAGCATCCCACATTTCGAAATAGGCCATCCATATCTCGTCAATCACGGCGATATAGATATCGTACGGCGTCTGACGATCCGTTTTCAGGGAAACAACGGCCTTGGCCATCGATTCGGCATAGTTGGGATCCTCCCCCTCATTCAGCGTATGCTTCTTGACTTCCTCCCTGACCCTTGGAACGATCGAAGGCCTGTCCTCAATCAACACGCGCCCCTCGGCATTGACGAGAATCTTGAGCATATTGCGCTCCCGGACCGGAGGCGGCTCCTGGTTCTCATCCAGTTTCGGGGGCAAGGTCATACCAATGCCCGTGTCCACATTGATGGTTGTCGTAACGAGGAAAAAGATGAGCAGCAGGAAGGCGATATCCGCCATGGATGCAGTGGGTATTTCCCCTCCTTCTCGCTCTTTTTTCTTTTTGAGTAATCCAGCCATGACGCTTTGCGTACTTGTGGTTATGGATACTTGGATTCAGAAAGCGGTCTCGGATACCGGCAGCAGCGCAAAAGCCCGGGTCAGTTGAACAATCCTCTGATTCCGGATACCAGCAGGCTCAGAACTGCCAGTACGAACATGATAACCAGCGTCCAGATGCCCGCAACTGCCCAGTCTCCGACGATAAGACCAAGAATAAGCAGCAGAACCACCGGAACGAGTATGATGGCGCCCGTAACGAGATTGATCTTCCCGTTGATGATGCTCTGGATACCGAACAGCACCATCCCGAGCAAACCGAGCCCCAGAATAATCGCAGCGGCCCAAATGGCGATGGGAACTATGTTTTCCATGGTCTAAAAACGTTTGCAGTTAGACGGACTCGTCGGAATCACCGGCATCGGGAACGTGCGGCGCCACCGGACGACCCGCCTGCAACAGCACCAGCGAATCAATAAGTTCGATGGAAGCATCTTCCATTTCCACTACGATCCGGTCGATCTTCGACACAGCGTAGTTATAGAAGAATTGCAGGATGATCGCTACGATAAGACCAAACGCCGTGGTCAGAAGCGCCACCTTGATACCCCCCGCCACAAGACTCGGCGAGATGTCGCCTGCCGACTCAATGGCGTCAAAGGCCTCGATCATACCGACAACCGTTCCAAGGAACCCGAGCATCGGAGCAAGGCTGATGAAAAGCGAAAGCCACACCAGTCCACGCTCCAGAAAACTCATCTCGATCGAGCCATAGGACACCACTGCCTTTTCAACCGCATCAATGCCTTCCTCGTGACGCAAAAGACCTGCCTGGAACACGGCGGCCACAGGGCCGCGCGTCTTTGCGCACATTTCCTCGGCTGCAGCAACACCACCGTCATCGAGCGAATGCTTGATGCCAATGATGAATTTGCGGGTGTTGATGTCGGCCCGGTTGAGCGTGATAATGCGTTCAAACGCAATAGCAAGTCCGATGATCAAACAGATCAAAACGGGCCACATCCACTGGCCGCCCTCATTAAAGCGCTCTACAAGAACGTTGATGACGCCCCCGTCCGAGGAGGCCGCGTCCTGTAAAAGCAATATCATCAAGTTGGGAAGAGTCATGGATTGGTTCCTCCGGAAAACACGGTGTTTCGGTTACAAAGTATGAATGTATGGAAGGCGGCGCATTATGTGCAATACCCCCGATATCCGGCGCCTGTGCAATGTTATAAGGAACACTTGCCGGACATCGCTATGCCGAAACACGCCGATGCCCGAATCGCCGTAACAAGCAAGTATACCTATTGCAAAGCGAAGTGTCAACGAGGGAACGCCAAACACAGTCATTCCTGCGATTTTTTTGTACGGAAACCCCTGCAGCAAGAAATCAATGCTACCGCAAGGACGCCCCCTCGACCTGACCCCACAATTGCA
The sequence above is drawn from the Bacteroidetes bacterium SB0662_bin_6 genome and encodes:
- a CDS encoding biopolymer transporter ExbD — translated: MSTHFQKKSAKSNPTIPMASMPDIIFMLIIFFMVTTVLRETEIQVRNTLPRAEALTKIDQKRLVSYLYIGPLKLANNQLGDTSIQIDDALIEELTAVRSVMYRKLLDQPKLIVSLRVDQASEMGIVIDVQQELREAGTLRINYSSKPEIL
- a CDS encoding biopolymer transporter ExbD, producing MAGLLKKKKEREGGEIPTASMADIAFLLLIFFLVTTTINVDTGIGMTLPPKLDENQEPPPVRERNMLKILVNAEGRVLIEDRPSIVPRVREEVKKHTLNEGEDPNYAESMAKAVVSLKTDRQTPYDIYIAVIDEIWMAYFEMWDAEARTMGFPDYATYRDYIEENDEENQIRKKIKAQISIAEPDAGGGG
- a CDS encoding MotA/TolQ/ExbB proton channel family protein, with protein sequence MTLPNLMILLLQDAASSDGGVINVLVERFNEGGQWMWPVLICLIIGLAIAFERIITLNRADINTRKFIIGIKHSLDDGGVAAAEEMCAKTRGPVAAVFQAGLLRHEEGIDAVEKAVVSYGSIEMSFLERGLVWLSLFISLAPMLGFLGTVVGMIEAFDAIESAGDISPSLVAGGIKVALLTTAFGLIVAIILQFFYNYAVSKIDRIVVEMEDASIELIDSLVLLQAGRPVAPHVPDAGDSDESV